Proteins encoded by one window of Sphingomonas ginkgonis:
- a CDS encoding GIN domain-containing protein, which yields MRRLLPLVVLAATLAAAPAAAAVRSFTVTGFDRVRIDGPYRVSLVTGVSPFARASGNSAALDGVTVEVQGTTLYVRPNPSAYGGYPGEYRGPVEISVGTHDLGQLWINGSGSADVQRVGGLKFNLSVQGSGSASIAAADVDQLVVGIAGTASARMGGKARSANIYVRGTSSFDGRGLATTDSRVVAEGPATVALQVVNSAKVNALGASVVSLSGHPACELHVEGSATVEGCKAR from the coding sequence ATGCGCCGCCTCCTCCCGCTCGTCGTCCTCGCCGCCACGCTGGCCGCGGCTCCTGCCGCCGCCGCCGTGCGCAGCTTTACCGTCACCGGCTTCGACCGGGTCCGCATCGACGGGCCGTACCGGGTCAGCTTGGTCACTGGCGTGTCGCCGTTCGCGCGGGCTAGCGGCAATTCCGCCGCGCTCGACGGGGTAACGGTCGAGGTCCAGGGCACGACCCTCTACGTCCGGCCCAACCCGAGCGCCTATGGGGGCTACCCGGGCGAGTATCGCGGCCCGGTCGAGATCAGCGTCGGCACGCACGACCTCGGTCAGCTGTGGATCAACGGCTCCGGGAGCGCGGACGTGCAGCGCGTCGGCGGCCTCAAGTTCAACCTCTCGGTCCAGGGCTCGGGTTCCGCCAGCATCGCCGCAGCCGACGTCGACCAGCTCGTCGTCGGGATTGCCGGGACCGCGTCGGCGCGGATGGGCGGCAAGGCCCGCAGCGCCAACATCTATGTCCGCGGCACCTCCTCGTTCGACGGCAGGGGCCTGGCCACGACGGACTCGCGGGTCGTCGCCGAGGGGCCCGCCACGGTCGCGCTTCAGGTCGTCAACAGTGCCAAGGTCAACGCGCTCGGCGCGTCGGTCGTCAGCCTGTCGGGCCACCCTGCGTGCGAGCTGCACGTCGAGGGCTCGGCTACGGTCGAGGGCTGCAAGGCCCGCTAG
- a CDS encoding DUF1489 family protein, with protein sequence MSALHLSKVAIACRDLESLARRLDSRREGEVVKIVTRMRPKRCAELVGGCIYWIVQHRLIGRQEILGFEDREDGRINILCDPTLQGVPPAPMRAHQGWRYLKDEDAPQPGANDDSGLAALPPRLYGKLVSLALL encoded by the coding sequence GTGTCAGCACTTCACCTTAGCAAGGTCGCGATCGCCTGCCGGGATCTCGAGTCGCTCGCCCGCCGGCTCGATTCGCGCCGCGAGGGCGAGGTGGTGAAGATCGTCACCCGGATGCGGCCCAAGCGCTGCGCCGAACTGGTCGGCGGCTGCATCTACTGGATCGTCCAGCATCGGCTGATCGGCCGGCAGGAAATCCTCGGCTTCGAGGATCGCGAGGACGGTCGGATCAACATCCTGTGCGATCCGACCCTGCAAGGCGTGCCGCCGGCGCCGATGCGCGCGCACCAGGGCTGGCGCTATCTCAAGGACGAGGACGCGCCGCAGCCCGGCGCGAATGACGACAGCGGCCTCGCCGCGCTCCCGCCGCGGCTCTACGGTAAGCTGGTCAGCCTGGCGCTGCTCTAG
- the mgtE gene encoding magnesium transporter: MSELERVATATPDDNVAVAPPEVDLIHDSDDRLRPEFVSEVLDLVEAGDNEAARARVAPLHPADVADLIELARVDERDGLVAALAGIVDADVVAELNDYVRETLIDEMAPEQVADLAGQLDTDDAVAILEDLEEDEQRAVLRAMEPDDRAAIEEALTYPEESAGRLMQRELIAVPEHWDVGQVIDYLRSGEQLADDFWEVFVVGPRHHPVGTCKLSAILRTRREVPVAEIMAREQTLIPVDMDQEDVALRFQKYALVSAAVVDKSGRLVGMITVDDIVHIIQEEAGEDVLLLSGAGDGDINEPVRFAVRTRLTWLIINLGTAIVAASVVGLFQGEISRLALLAVLMPIVSGMGGNAGTQTLAVVVRALATNQLTSSNTVRMIARELKIALANGLSLGLLIGTGVALVYANPLLGSVMGTAMIINNLVAGLAGIMVPVALDRMKIDPAVSSAVFVTMATDVMGFFSFLGLAALVGLGS; this comes from the coding sequence ATGAGCGAACTGGAAAGGGTCGCGACCGCCACGCCCGACGACAACGTCGCCGTCGCCCCGCCTGAAGTCGACCTCATCCACGACAGCGACGACCGGCTCCGGCCCGAGTTCGTCAGCGAGGTGCTCGACCTCGTCGAGGCCGGGGACAACGAGGCCGCGCGCGCGCGGGTCGCGCCGCTCCACCCGGCCGATGTCGCCGACCTGATCGAACTCGCCCGGGTCGACGAGCGCGACGGGCTGGTCGCGGCACTGGCTGGGATCGTCGACGCCGACGTGGTCGCCGAGCTCAACGACTATGTCCGCGAGACGCTGATCGACGAGATGGCGCCCGAGCAGGTCGCAGATCTCGCCGGCCAGCTCGACACCGACGACGCGGTGGCGATCCTCGAGGATCTCGAGGAGGACGAGCAGCGCGCAGTGCTGCGCGCGATGGAGCCCGACGATCGCGCCGCGATCGAGGAGGCGCTGACCTACCCCGAGGAGTCCGCCGGCCGCCTGATGCAGCGCGAGCTGATCGCGGTGCCCGAGCATTGGGACGTCGGCCAGGTCATCGACTATCTCCGCTCGGGCGAGCAGCTCGCCGACGACTTCTGGGAAGTCTTCGTGGTCGGGCCGAGGCACCACCCGGTCGGGACGTGCAAGCTGTCGGCCATCCTGCGTACGCGGCGCGAGGTGCCGGTCGCCGAGATCATGGCACGCGAACAGACGCTGATCCCGGTCGACATGGACCAGGAGGACGTGGCGCTCCGCTTCCAGAAATATGCGCTGGTGTCCGCGGCGGTGGTCGACAAGTCGGGCCGGCTGGTCGGGATGATTACCGTCGACGACATCGTCCACATCATCCAGGAGGAAGCGGGCGAGGATGTGCTGCTGCTGTCCGGCGCGGGCGACGGCGACATCAACGAGCCGGTCCGTTTCGCCGTCCGCACCCGGCTGACCTGGCTGATCATCAATCTCGGCACCGCGATCGTCGCGGCGAGCGTGGTCGGCCTGTTCCAGGGCGAGATCAGCCGGCTGGCGCTGCTCGCGGTGCTGATGCCGATCGTCTCCGGCATGGGCGGGAACGCGGGCACGCAGACGCTCGCGGTGGTGGTCCGGGCGCTCGCCACCAACCAGCTGACCAGCTCCAACACGGTCCGGATGATCGCCCGCGAGCTCAAGATCGCGCTCGCCAACGGCCTCTCGCTGGGGCTGCTGATCGGCACCGGGGTCGCGCTCGTCTACGCAAATCCGCTGCTCGGCTCGGTGATGGGAACGGCGATGATCATCAACAATCTCGTCGCCGGGCTGGCCGGGATCATGGTCCCGGTGGCGCTCGACCGAATGAAGATCGATCCCGCCGTCTCATCCGCGGTGTTCGTCACCATGGCCACCGACGTGATGGGCTTCTTCAGCTTTCTCGGGCTTGCTGCGCTGGTCGGGCTCGGCAGCTAA
- a CDS encoding SDR family NAD(P)-dependent oxidoreductase, with amino-acid sequence MRPVTLITGASAGLGVDFARQLGARGHTLVLAARRIDRLRALAAELGNARPVAIDLSEPRAAERLLADLAVHGEHVDWLVNNAGFGLTGRVAEQDGARLRQMIDLNCGALTELAHAVLPGMIERRGGAILNVASTAAFQPGPGMAVYFATKAFVLSFTEALHEEVRPHGIKVSALCPGPTRTEFGDVAGFRGNGLSERLSADSASVVKAGIEGLEKNRAVVIPGAANKLGAQGHRLLPRGALRRIAGSIKL; translated from the coding sequence ATGAGGCCGGTCACGCTGATCACCGGCGCGTCTGCCGGGCTCGGCGTAGACTTCGCGCGCCAGCTCGGCGCCAGGGGTCACACCCTGGTGCTGGCGGCGCGCCGGATCGACCGGCTCCGCGCGCTGGCGGCCGAGCTGGGCAACGCTCGGCCGGTCGCCATCGACCTGTCGGAACCGCGCGCGGCGGAGCGGCTGCTCGCCGATCTCGCGGTACACGGCGAGCATGTCGACTGGCTGGTCAACAATGCCGGGTTCGGGCTGACCGGGCGGGTCGCCGAGCAGGACGGCGCGCGCCTGCGCCAGATGATCGACCTCAACTGCGGGGCGCTGACCGAGCTCGCCCATGCGGTGCTGCCGGGCATGATCGAGCGGCGGGGCGGAGCGATCCTCAACGTCGCCTCGACCGCCGCCTTTCAGCCGGGCCCCGGAATGGCGGTCTACTTCGCGACCAAGGCTTTCGTCCTCAGCTTCACCGAGGCGCTCCACGAGGAAGTCCGGCCGCACGGGATCAAGGTCAGCGCGTTGTGCCCCGGGCCGACCCGGACCGAGTTCGGCGATGTCGCCGGGTTCCGTGGCAACGGGTTGAGCGAGCGGCTGTCGGCTGACAGCGCTTCGGTGGTGAAAGCCGGGATCGAAGGGCTGGAGAAGAACCGCGCCGTCGTCATCCCGGGCGCGGCCAACAAGCTCGGCGCGCAGGGCCATCGGCTGCTGCCGCGCGGTGCGCTGCGGCGGATCGCCGGCAGCATCAAGCTGTAG
- a CDS encoding peptidylprolyl isomerase: MADAPQTLTLTLSTGGDVVIRLRPDLAPGHVERITSLANEGFYDGVLFHRVIPGFMAQGGDPTGTGSGGSKLPDLQAEFNNEPHVRGTCSMARTSYPHSANSQFFICFDDARFLDKQYTVWGNVESGMEHVDALPKGEPPANPGKIEKATVA; this comes from the coding sequence ATGGCCGACGCGCCGCAGACGCTGACCCTCACTCTTTCGACCGGTGGCGACGTCGTCATTCGGCTTCGCCCCGACCTCGCGCCGGGCCATGTCGAGCGGATCACCAGCCTCGCCAACGAGGGCTTCTACGACGGCGTCCTGTTCCACCGGGTCATCCCCGGCTTCATGGCGCAGGGCGGCGACCCGACCGGCACTGGCAGCGGCGGCTCCAAGCTCCCCGACCTCCAGGCCGAGTTCAACAACGAGCCGCACGTCCGCGGCACCTGCTCGATGGCCCGCACCAGCTATCCGCACAGCGCGAACAGCCAGTTCTTCATCTGCTTCGACGACGCGCGCTTCCTCGACAAGCAGTACACCGTGTGGGGCAATGTCGAGAGCGGCATGGAGCATGTCGACGCGCTGCCCAAGGGTGAGCCGCCGGCCAACCCGGGCAAGATCGAGAAGGCCACCGTCGCTTGA